The sequence below is a genomic window from Sorangiineae bacterium MSr12523.
GCCAGGTGAACCAACAATAAACTCTATTTTTTAGGGTTTATTGTTGGTTCAGCTGGCGATCCTGGCGATCCCTGGCGTCTTGGCGGTTTCCTTCTTCCTGTTCGACAATCGTGCTCGCCAACTTAGAACTGCGAGAGCGACTTTTTCGATGAGGGGGTCGGCGGGGCTTTCGAGAAGTCTGCGGGTAGAACCACGCGGAACGTCGTTCCGACGCCCACCGTGGACTCGGCGGAGACGGTGCCGCCGAGGCGGGTGACGACGGCGTGGACGATGGCGAGGCCCAGGCCCGAGCCTCCGAATTTGCGCGAGACCTTGTGGTCCACTTGGCGGAAGGGTTCCCAGATGGTCTGCAGCGACTGCGGTTCGATGCCGATGCCCGTGTCCTGCACCTCGATGACCACGTTCTTTCCGGCGGGACGCACGCTGGTGATGACCTCGCCCTTTTCGGTGAACTTCACCGCGTTGCCAACGAGGTTGGTGAACACCTGCTGCAGCTTCACGAAATCGCCCCGGACGCGCGGAACGTCGGGGTGCACGTCGAGCGACAACTTCAGCGGCTTGTGCCCGATGAGGCCCTCCGCGCGGGCGATGCAGCGCTCGAGCACCTCGGTGATGGCCACCGGCTCGATGAAGAATTTCATATGGTCCGACTCGAGCTTGGCCACGTCGAGAATGTTGTTGATGATGGCCAAAAGCTCGCGCGACACATGGTTGATCTTGCGCGCGTACCCGCGCACGTCCTGGTTCGTGGTCGTGTTGTCCTCGATCATCGAGGCGAAGCCGCCGATCGACACGAGCGGTGTGCGCAGCTCGTGGGACATGTTCGTGAAAAACTCGCTCCGCGCGGCGCGTTCACCTTCGCGGCGCCGCTGCTCCAGATCCGTCGTTCGGGCGCGGACGCGGGCGCGCCACCACATGGCCACGATGGCGATGAGCACGAGCAGGCCCGCGGCCACGCCTTCGACGGCGGTCCATTGGCCCTGCACCGCGCGGTGAAGGCGGTCGAAGCGCTCGCCCGCGCGCACGTCGGCGTCGATGACCTTGTCCGACCATTGATCGACCAGCGCCTGGCGGGCGCGCATTTCTTCGAGCGCCTGCGGCCCCTCGCCCCGCTCGATGACGTCCTTCAGGCGGGTGACCCATTCATGGACGACCTGCAGAAGCTTCGCGCGCGACTGCTCGTCCTCGTCGTCGGTCGCGGGGGTGCTGGCCAACGCCGTCGACTTGTCCGCCACGTCCTTCTGGAGCTGGTGCCACTGCACGTAGGAGCGGCCGTGCCAATGTTCGAGAAGGCCGACGTAGAGCAGACGGCAGCCGCGGCGAATCTGCGTGCCCAACTCGATGTGGACCCGCTCGATCGAAGCTTGACGATGAAGCTCGTGAAGCTGCACCTGGAGGCGCGCCGCATGGAGCTGCAGAAGCACGAAGCCCACCACGAGGAGCACCATCGCAAGCACGAAATAACGCGTGGATGGCGGCGGCAGCTCGGGAGGTTGGGATCCCCGAGCGGGCGCCGGTGGCGGTGCGTCCGCCGTCGGGCGCGAATCAGCCACGCGAGTCGCCCAGCACGGTGGAAATGGCGTCGTAGAGTGCCGCGAGCCCATCGGACTTGAGAACGTACGAGGCCCGAGGAGTGGTGCGCGCGAGCTCGTAAAGTCGCTCCTCGTCCATCGACGAATAGAAGATGATGCGCATATCCGGCACGGATTTCAGGCCCAAAAGGAGCTTGGCCAGCGATCCGCCGTCGAGCGCGGGCATCATCACGTCGAGAACCACGATTTCCGGCCGGTGGCGAATGACCAACGAGCTTACGCCCAAGGCCGCATTCGATGGAACGACACGGATACCCCGCGCCGCCAGGTACGATCCGACTTGCACGAGCATGTCCGGATTGTCGTCGACGATGAGCACCGTGGGCAGGCGCGGGGAAGATTTGGATCGGTTGGCGTCTTCTGGAGCCCCCATCCAGGGAAGCCTATCGCACGTCGGGATGCTGCGAATACCAAGTTCGCGCGGTGGTCTGAATTAGGGGCACGCGCAATTGCGGATTGGGATGCGTTCGCAAAAAGCCAATCGGATTGAACACGGATATTCCGGACGCTCGGTCCAATCGACCGAAGAAGTCGAACAGGAAAATGCCCCCTTTTTCCGACCAACGGTATTGCGGGCGCCGCGCCCGGCCGGTGTCGAGCACGTCGATGCATCCATAATTGTCCGCGGCGGCCTCGTTGAACTGGTTGAGCCCGGGCAAAATGCGCGTAACCAGATGGCCGAGCACGGCGGGATTGGGCCCTGCGCTCATCGCCTGACCGTTCGCACAGCCGGTGTGTCCCAAATAATGGTGCGCGAGCTCGTGCCCGAACGTAAAGGCGACGACGTCGTCGAAGATTTCGCGCGCATGGGAGAGACGCTGCGGATTCATCAAATATTGCGTGGGGATGATGCCTGGAGGCAGCGCCGGGCTCGCCGGCTTCGCCTGCAGCATGCGCGGAAGAACCGCATTCATGTACGCTTCGTACGTTTGCGTGCCGAACATCTCGTCGGTCGCGCGCGTTTGCGCAATGCCGTCGACGGCGTCGAGCAACCCGGCGGTGCCTGCCAGAAACGGCGCGCCGTTGTCGTCGCAGCCGGCATAAGCGTTCACATCTGGGTCCTGATCGAAGACGAGCGGGATCCCTCGGACCTTTTGCTGATTGCTCGCATTGAGCTGCTGGATCAACTCCCCGAGCACCCCGCGCACCTCCGCCTGCTGCGCAAGCTGCCCCACGAGAGGCGCCAAAAGCGGCGGGGCCTGGCCCGGCCCGGGCATGGGAGCCTGCGGAGGATAAGGCTGCTGCTGCGGGGGGTACGGATAGGGCTGCTGCTGCGGCGGCGGGTACGGTTGCTGCGGGTACGCCCCAGGTCCCGCTTGCGGGCCGGTTCCTGGACCCTGTGGGTAGCCATACGGCCCCTGCTGGCCGTAGGGCCCGGGGCCGTACTGCGGAGGCGGGTACTGCTGCGGGCGCGGCGAAGACTCCGCTTGGCACGCGGTGCTGGCAATGGCCAAAAGAACGAGTGGGACGACTGCGCGGCGGAGCATGGACGCGACGTAGGACGGCTTCATGGGCGCGCCTATTCTGGCCGGTCGAAAACGCGCAGTCACCTTGTATCGACGTTACGTAACGTTGGCCGCGGGGGTGGCCCCTTCGCCGAGCTCGCGCAGGGCCGCGGCAAAGGCTCGGGCATCCTGAAAGCGGTCGCGCGGGGACGGCGCCAGGGCGCGCTCGATCACGGCTTGCCAGCCGAGCGGCAAATTTCGCAGCGCAATCTTGATGCGCGCCGCCCGCGGGCCGGTCCCCACGGGGCTCGGACCCGAGAGCCACAAGCCGCTGGGCGTGGGCGGCGGAGGCTCGCCCACGAGGCACTCGTAGAGCACCGCGCCGAGCGCGAAAAGGTCACTGCGGGCGTCGATCTCGCCGCCGGTTTCCTGCTCGGGGGACATGTACCCGGGCGTGCCGAGCGGCGCGCCCATGTTGGTGATGCGCGTCTCTTCCCATTCCACGCGCGCAATGCCGAAGTCGATCAACTTGACCCGCTCGTGGGCCGGGACGAGCGGATCGGGCTGCTGCCGCTCGAGGAAAATGTTCGACGGCTTCAAATCGCGATGGACCACGCCGGCGGCGTGCACGGCGATGATGGCTTCGCAGATTTGGAGCGCCACGGTGAGCAATTCCTCGGGCGAATAGGGGCCCTTGTTGCGAAGGCGCACGGCCAACGACTCGCCGTCGAGGAGTTCCATCACGAGGTAGGCGGTGCCATCGGGCAGGTGCCCATGGTCGATCATCTCGACGACGTTGGGGTGCCACGCCAGACCAAGGGCCTCCGCTTCGCGCCGCAGGCGATCCGACGCGACGGCATCGTGGGCGGCGGCCGCGCGCAGCAACTTGATGGCCACCGGCAGATCGTCGCGCACGCGCACGGCTTCGTAGATGACGCCGCTCGCGCCCGAGCCCATGCGCTGCTTTATGCGGTACTGCCCCGCCACCACCGTGCCCTCGAGCCGGCCGGCGGCCACGCGCTCGCGGGCCTCTTTGAGGGCCAGGTTTCGCTCGAGCGCGTTCACCCGCATCGATTGGGCGAAAATCTCCGCGCGCCGCCGATGCTCCCGCGCCCACGCGACACCGAAGAGTGCCCCGCCGGTGGCCGCGGCCGCGACACAGAGAAGCTGCGAGGTCAGCGACAGATCCGTGAAGAAGGTGGCACCGCCAAGAACCGAGCCCGCGGCACCCGCCACCGTGGTGGAGACCGCAACGCGCGACGGGTACCAGCGCACCTCGAAGTCACACGAGAGCTCGCTCACCCCGCCCTTGCGCTTGTCGAGCAAGGTGACGTGGCCGCGGCCGTAGCCGAAAAGCGCGGGCACGGCGCTGAGCTGGGCGAGGCGCATGTCGTCGAGCAGGCCGTCTTCCTCGATGCGCGGATCATGTGCAATGTGCACGCGTCCACGCCACATCCCGTTGCCCGAGACCAAGGTCTGCCAGCGGGTGGTGCGGCCGTATTCGCTTTCGTTCGCATCCAGGCGAGAAAACGCATCGAGCGGGCCGCTCGTCCCGCGCAGCACGCGCATCCAGAAGCCCAG
It includes:
- a CDS encoding HAMP domain-containing histidine kinase; this translates as MADSRPTADAPPPAPARGSQPPELPPPSTRYFVLAMVLLVVGFVLLQLHAARLQVQLHELHRQASIERVHIELGTQIRRGCRLLYVGLLEHWHGRSYVQWHQLQKDVADKSTALASTPATDDEDEQSRAKLLQVVHEWVTRLKDVIERGEGPQALEEMRARQALVDQWSDKVIDADVRAGERFDRLHRAVQGQWTAVEGVAAGLLVLIAIVAMWWRARVRARTTDLEQRRREGERAARSEFFTNMSHELRTPLVSIGGFASMIEDNTTTNQDVRGYARKINHVSRELLAIINNILDVAKLESDHMKFFIEPVAITEVLERCIARAEGLIGHKPLKLSLDVHPDVPRVRGDFVKLQQVFTNLVGNAVKFTEKGEVITSVRPAGKNVVIEVQDTGIGIEPQSLQTIWEPFRQVDHKVSRKFGGSGLGLAIVHAVVTRLGGTVSAESTVGVGTTFRVVLPADFSKAPPTPSSKKSLSQF
- a CDS encoding response regulator, whose amino-acid sequence is MGAPEDANRSKSSPRLPTVLIVDDNPDMLVQVGSYLAARGIRVVPSNAALGVSSLVIRHRPEIVVLDVMMPALDGGSLAKLLLGLKSVPDMRIIFYSSMDEERLYELARTTPRASYVLKSDGLAALYDAISTVLGDSRG
- a CDS encoding M48 family metalloprotease gives rise to the protein MKPSYVASMLRRAVVPLVLLAIASTACQAESSPRPQQYPPPQYGPGPYGQQGPYGYPQGPGTGPQAGPGAYPQQPYPPPQQQPYPYPPQQQPYPPQAPMPGPGQAPPLLAPLVGQLAQQAEVRGVLGELIQQLNASNQQKVRGIPLVFDQDPDVNAYAGCDDNGAPFLAGTAGLLDAVDGIAQTRATDEMFGTQTYEAYMNAVLPRMLQAKPASPALPPGIIPTQYLMNPQRLSHAREIFDDVVAFTFGHELAHHYLGHTGCANGQAMSAGPNPAVLGHLVTRILPGLNQFNEAAADNYGCIDVLDTGRARRPQYRWSEKGGIFLFDFFGRLDRASGISVFNPIGFLRTHPNPQLRVPLIQTTARTWYSQHPDVR
- a CDS encoding serine/threonine protein kinase; amino-acid sequence: MNRTSFPAGQVSTSFVKALLMYLEVDKGPAEADAWLHRCHIQRDDLDDETRPMSLLALHDALLAFVDVASRAAIIKAWRFLILPDNLGFWMRVLRGTSGPLDAFSRLDANESEYGRTTRWQTLVSGNGMWRGRVHIAHDPRIEEDGLLDDMRLAQLSAVPALFGYGRGHVTLLDKRKGGVSELSCDFEVRWYPSRVAVSTTVAGAAGSVLGGATFFTDLSLTSQLLCVAAAATGGALFGVAWAREHRRRAEIFAQSMRVNALERNLALKEARERVAAGRLEGTVVAGQYRIKQRMGSGASGVIYEAVRVRDDLPVAIKLLRAAAAHDAVASDRLRREAEALGLAWHPNVVEMIDHGHLPDGTAYLVMELLDGESLAVRLRNKGPYSPEELLTVALQICEAIIAVHAAGVVHRDLKPSNIFLERQQPDPLVPAHERVKLIDFGIARVEWEETRITNMGAPLGTPGYMSPEQETGGEIDARSDLFALGAVLYECLVGEPPPPTPSGLWLSGPSPVGTGPRAARIKIALRNLPLGWQAVIERALAPSPRDRFQDARAFAAALRELGEGATPAANVT